One Streptomyces sp. RPA4-2 genomic window carries:
- a CDS encoding transcriptional regulator produces MQPNTLLDAILDEAGISHAGLAAHVNQAGRARGLALRYEHTAVARWLKGQRPRGQVPDLICEVLAARLHRPVTLDDIGLGMPGEPSAPHGTSLSGFVERATALWRSDEQQRPHVLGAPAVTGTPAVMPVWEWENPPEDVDVSRGGRHHVSMADIEMLRSARAHYEQMYRKAGGVATRTRIVGFLNAETAPLLRGSYTDATGRQLHRATGGLVAVAGICAYDSDAHGLAQRYFHQALRLAKASGDRGLGAYVIALLVNQSLFMREYRQSVAFAEAALRAAGRHITPALASDLYAMQAKAYAHLGDGSSALSCIRRAEQAAERIRRGYEPDETGYVQPGLVNVQVAEALLSLGDLVAAAAHAAAAVDTPAHDRGRVHRLAMLSQIELRQGNADKAVATAVQMAEQARGMESQRLRDRLRAVREHLVRSGCAGTAEAAELIDGALRVPL; encoded by the coding sequence ATGCAGCCCAACACTCTCCTCGACGCCATTCTCGACGAGGCCGGCATCTCGCACGCGGGGCTGGCGGCCCATGTCAACCAGGCGGGGAGGGCGCGCGGTCTCGCCCTCAGGTACGAACACACGGCCGTGGCACGGTGGTTGAAGGGCCAGCGCCCGCGCGGCCAGGTGCCCGACCTGATCTGTGAAGTGCTCGCGGCACGCCTGCACCGGCCCGTGACGCTCGACGACATCGGACTCGGCATGCCGGGCGAGCCGTCCGCTCCGCACGGCACGTCCCTCTCCGGTTTCGTCGAAAGGGCCACCGCCCTGTGGCGCTCCGACGAACAGCAGCGCCCGCACGTCCTCGGCGCACCGGCCGTCACCGGCACGCCCGCCGTGATGCCCGTGTGGGAGTGGGAGAACCCGCCCGAGGACGTGGACGTCTCGCGGGGCGGACGCCATCACGTGAGCATGGCCGACATCGAGATGCTGCGCTCGGCCCGCGCGCACTACGAGCAGATGTACCGCAAGGCCGGCGGCGTCGCGACCCGCACCCGGATCGTCGGCTTCCTCAACGCCGAGACCGCGCCCCTGCTGCGCGGCAGCTACACCGACGCCACCGGCCGCCAACTGCACCGTGCTACGGGCGGTCTGGTCGCCGTCGCCGGTATCTGCGCCTACGACTCCGACGCGCACGGGCTCGCCCAGCGCTACTTCCACCAGGCGCTGCGGCTGGCCAAGGCCAGCGGGGACCGGGGGCTCGGCGCCTACGTCATAGCGCTGCTGGTCAACCAGTCGCTGTTCATGCGGGAGTACCGGCAGTCCGTCGCCTTCGCGGAGGCCGCGCTGCGCGCCGCCGGACGCCACATCACCCCCGCGCTCGCCTCCGACCTCTACGCGATGCAGGCCAAGGCGTACGCCCACCTCGGCGACGGCAGCAGCGCGTTGTCCTGCATCCGGCGTGCCGAGCAGGCCGCCGAGCGCATCCGGCGGGGTTACGAGCCGGACGAGACCGGCTATGTCCAGCCCGGCCTGGTCAACGTACAAGTGGCGGAGGCGCTGCTCAGCCTCGGCGACCTGGTGGCCGCGGCCGCGCACGCCGCCGCGGCCGTGGACACCCCGGCGCACGACCGGGGGAGGGTGCACCGGCTCGCCATGCTCAGCCAGATCGAACTGCGCCAGGGCAATGCCGACAAAGCGGTGGCCACCGCCGTCCAGATGGCCGAGCAGGCGCGCGGAATGGAGTCCCAGCGGCTGCGGGACAGACTGCGCGCGGTACGGGAACACCTGGTGCGCAGCGGCTGCGCGGGCACGGCCGAGGCGGCCGAACTCATCGACGGAGCACTGCGCGTACCGCTCTAG
- a CDS encoding PP2C family protein-serine/threonine phosphatase, with amino-acid sequence MIRIKAGAPGRARLRTHARGQARTGVGLHGDLERSVRRADRPPLRRALSLGLPTVWGAIAITYRITCPLGQQDGLGPRLVSSAVFLVVGTGLILHVRGTLLRELRQVREVAGAAQNVLLRPLPPRIDGLNVAAAQLSADRGANIGGDLYEVIATEHGVRIVMGDVRGHGLGALGTVAAVLGSFREAVHDEPSLERVLGRLERALARHLRERAKAEHPAAGPDPESPVAEEFVTVLLLEIRRDGEVYALNCGHPWPYRLPGHAAPAAGHGRVERLSAGEPLPPLGPFPLPAELPLVHCGQLRPGEALFLHTDGVEDARDGHGRFFPLPSALTEAVRIRPAAPQFVLHTVLKGLLRHTRGRPADDVAVLVLRNDRPRTSVQQDRPVAQHVPR; translated from the coding sequence ATGATCCGTATCAAGGCTGGGGCCCCCGGCAGGGCGCGGCTCCGGACGCATGCGCGAGGGCAGGCCCGGACGGGCGTCGGCCTGCACGGTGACCTCGAGCGGTCGGTCCGGCGGGCCGACCGGCCGCCCCTGCGGCGGGCGCTGAGTCTGGGGCTGCCCACCGTGTGGGGCGCGATCGCGATCACATACAGGATCACCTGTCCGCTGGGCCAGCAGGACGGACTGGGGCCCCGGCTGGTCTCCAGCGCCGTCTTCCTGGTGGTGGGAACGGGGCTGATACTCCACGTCAGGGGGACGCTCCTGCGAGAGCTCAGACAGGTCCGCGAGGTCGCGGGCGCCGCCCAGAACGTGCTGCTGCGCCCGCTGCCCCCGCGCATCGACGGGCTGAACGTCGCCGCGGCCCAGCTCTCCGCGGACCGCGGCGCGAACATCGGCGGTGATCTCTACGAGGTGATCGCCACCGAGCACGGTGTGCGGATCGTCATGGGTGACGTCCGCGGGCACGGCCTCGGCGCGCTCGGGACCGTCGCCGCCGTCCTCGGCAGCTTCCGCGAGGCGGTCCACGACGAGCCCTCACTCGAGCGCGTGCTCGGACGGCTGGAGCGTGCCCTGGCCCGGCATCTGCGCGAGCGGGCGAAGGCCGAGCACCCCGCGGCGGGCCCGGACCCCGAGAGCCCGGTCGCCGAGGAGTTCGTCACCGTACTGCTGCTGGAGATCCGCCGGGACGGCGAGGTGTACGCGCTGAACTGCGGCCACCCCTGGCCGTATCGGCTGCCCGGCCACGCCGCACCGGCGGCCGGCCACGGCCGTGTCGAGCGGCTGTCGGCCGGCGAACCCCTGCCGCCGCTCGGGCCGTTCCCGCTCCCGGCCGAGCTGCCCCTCGTCCACTGCGGTCAACTGCGGCCGGGCGAGGCGCTGTTCCTGCACACCGATGGCGTGGAGGACGCGCGCGACGGCCACGGCCGGTTCTTCCCGCTGCCGAGCGCGCTGACCGAAGCCGTCCGGATCAGGCCCGCGGCACCCCAGTTCGTCCTGCACACCGTCCTGAAGGGGCTGCTGCGCCACACGCGCGGAAGACCCGCCGACGACGTGGCCGTCCTGGTCCTGCGCAACGACCGGCCGCGCACCTCCGTGCAACAGGACCGTCCCGTGGCCCAACACGTGCCCCGCTGA
- the pheT gene encoding phenylalanine--tRNA ligase subunit beta, protein MRVPLSWLREYVDLPATETGRDVQAKLISSGLEVETVEQLGAGLKGPLVVGEVLTIEELEGFKKPIRFCTVDVGTANGTGEPQEIVCGARNFAVGDKVVVVLPGAVLPGDFAIAARQTYGRTSHGMICSGDELGMGDDGSGGIIVLPPEHEVGSDAIELLELVDEVLDIAVTANRGDCLSMRGVARETAIAYGLPLRDPALLDVPAPNAFGYPVRVSEPLGCDRFTARTVTGLSSEARSPIWLRRRLQKAGMRPVSLAVDVTNYVMLELGQPLHAYDRSLIQGTIGVRRAERGERLTTLDGTKRVLDAEDLVITDDRGPIGLAGVMGGADTEIADHEDTTRATSDVVIEAAHFDPVSIARTARRHKLASEASKRFERGVDPQASSAAAQRTVDLLVLLAGGSAEAGVTEVITPSAPHTITAPANHPDKVAGVAYGRETVVRRLQQVGCDVYGQDELIVTVPSWRPDLVAPNDLAEEVIRLEGYENLPSTLPRPPAGRGLTERQRLHRRVGRALAGAGLVETLNYPFLSEDVFDQLGLAADDPNRRVVTLVNPLSDEEPALRTTLLPGLLGALRRNDGRGSHDLALFETGLVFHPRGEQRIASRLPVDRRPTDEEIAALTATLPAQPRHVAVVLTGAREQAGWWGKGRPADWADAVEAARTVAREAGAELVVRAGRHGPWHPGRCAELAVVLDGAEQVIGHAGELHPRVLKALNLPGRTCAMELDLDRLEEAGAGALRAPRISGFPVATQDVALVVDQGVPHAEVEAALREGAGGLLESIRLFDVYESEQLGEGKKSLAYALRFRAADRTLTVDEASAARDAAVALAGERAGAVLRG, encoded by the coding sequence ATGCGGGTCCCGCTTTCTTGGCTGCGGGAGTACGTCGACCTGCCGGCGACGGAGACCGGGCGCGACGTCCAGGCCAAGCTCATCTCTTCGGGCCTCGAGGTCGAGACCGTCGAGCAGCTCGGCGCGGGCCTCAAGGGCCCCCTCGTCGTCGGCGAGGTGCTGACCATCGAGGAGCTCGAGGGCTTCAAGAAGCCCATCCGGTTCTGCACCGTCGACGTCGGCACCGCCAACGGCACCGGTGAGCCCCAGGAGATCGTCTGCGGCGCCCGCAACTTCGCCGTCGGCGACAAGGTCGTCGTGGTCCTGCCGGGCGCCGTCCTGCCCGGCGACTTCGCGATCGCCGCGCGCCAGACGTACGGCCGGACCTCGCACGGCATGATCTGCTCCGGTGACGAGCTGGGCATGGGCGACGACGGCAGCGGCGGCATCATCGTCCTGCCGCCCGAGCACGAGGTCGGCAGCGACGCCATCGAGCTCCTGGAACTCGTCGACGAGGTCCTGGACATCGCCGTCACCGCCAACCGCGGCGACTGCCTGTCGATGCGCGGCGTCGCCCGCGAGACCGCCATCGCGTACGGGCTGCCGCTGCGCGACCCGGCGCTGCTCGACGTACCGGCCCCGAACGCGTTCGGCTACCCGGTGCGGGTCTCCGAGCCGCTCGGCTGCGACCGCTTCACGGCGCGCACCGTGACCGGACTGTCCTCCGAGGCACGCTCCCCGATCTGGCTGCGGCGCCGGCTGCAGAAGGCCGGGATGCGTCCCGTCTCGCTCGCCGTCGACGTCACCAACTATGTGATGCTGGAGCTCGGCCAGCCCCTGCACGCGTACGACCGCTCCCTCATCCAGGGGACGATCGGCGTGCGCAGGGCGGAGCGGGGCGAGCGCCTCACCACGCTGGACGGCACCAAGCGGGTCCTCGACGCCGAGGACCTGGTGATCACCGACGACCGCGGGCCCATCGGCCTGGCGGGCGTCATGGGCGGTGCCGACACGGAGATCGCCGACCACGAAGACACCACGCGTGCCACCAGCGACGTCGTGATCGAGGCCGCGCACTTCGACCCGGTCTCCATCGCCCGCACCGCACGCCGTCACAAGCTGGCCTCCGAGGCGTCCAAGCGCTTCGAGCGGGGCGTCGACCCGCAGGCCTCCTCCGCCGCCGCGCAGCGCACCGTCGACCTGCTGGTCCTCCTCGCGGGCGGCAGCGCCGAGGCCGGGGTCACCGAGGTCATCACGCCGTCCGCGCCGCACACCATCACCGCCCCGGCGAACCACCCGGACAAGGTGGCCGGTGTCGCCTACGGCCGCGAGACCGTCGTACGCCGTCTCCAGCAGGTCGGCTGCGACGTCTACGGGCAGGACGAACTGATCGTCACCGTGCCGTCCTGGCGGCCCGACCTGGTGGCGCCGAACGACCTGGCCGAAGAGGTCATCCGCCTGGAGGGCTACGAGAACCTGCCCTCCACGCTGCCGCGGCCCCCCGCCGGCCGCGGTCTGACCGAGCGCCAGCGGCTGCACCGCAGGGTCGGCCGCGCGCTGGCCGGGGCCGGACTCGTCGAGACGCTGAACTACCCGTTCCTCAGCGAGGACGTCTTCGACCAGCTCGGTCTGGCCGCGGACGACCCGAACCGGCGGGTGGTCACCCTCGTCAACCCGCTGTCCGACGAGGAGCCCGCACTCCGTACGACGCTGCTGCCGGGCCTGCTCGGCGCGCTGCGCCGCAACGACGGCCGCGGTTCGCACGACCTGGCGCTGTTCGAGACCGGACTGGTCTTCCACCCCCGTGGGGAGCAGCGCATCGCGTCCCGGCTCCCGGTGGACCGCCGTCCCACGGACGAGGAGATCGCGGCGCTCACCGCCACCCTCCCCGCCCAGCCCCGGCACGTCGCGGTCGTCCTCACGGGCGCCCGTGAGCAGGCCGGCTGGTGGGGCAAGGGCCGCCCGGCCGACTGGGCCGACGCGGTGGAGGCGGCACGGACCGTCGCCCGTGAGGCGGGCGCCGAGCTCGTCGTCCGCGCGGGCCGTCACGGGCCGTGGCACCCGGGCCGCTGCGCCGAGCTGGCCGTCGTGCTCGACGGCGCGGAGCAGGTCATCGGTCACGCGGGTGAGCTGCACCCGCGCGTGCTGAAGGCGCTGAACCTGCCCGGACGCACCTGTGCGATGGAGCTCGACCTCGACCGTCTGGAGGAGGCGGGCGCCGGAGCACTGCGGGCGCCGCGGATCTCCGGGTTCCCGGTCGCCACGCAGGACGTCGCCCTGGTCGTCGACCAAGGCGTTCCGCACGCGGAGGTGGAGGCGGCGCTGCGTGAGGGCGCCGGTGGCCTCCTGGAGTCCATCCGGCTGTTCGACGTCTACGAGAGCGAGCAGCTCGGCGAGGGCAAGAAGTCCCTGGCCTACGCGCTGCGCTTCCGTGCGGCCGACCGGACCCTGACCGTCGACGAGGCGTCGGCCGCCCGTGACGCGGCGGTGGCCCTCGCGGGCGAGCGGGCCGGGGCGGTGCTGCGCGGGTAG
- the pheS gene encoding phenylalanine--tRNA ligase subunit alpha, giving the protein MSAPNKSYDPVEVEALKPEEIERMRDEALAAFAAAGDLDALQEAKVAHTGGTSPLALANREIGALPPHAKAAAGKLVGQARGAVNKALAGRQTELEAERDARVLVEEAVDVTLPYDRVPAGARHPLTTLSERIEDVFVAMGYEVAEGPEVEAEWFNFDALNIGPDHPARGMQDTFFVKGPKGHEEESNIVLRTHTSPVQIRSMLDREPPVYVICPGRVYRSDELDATHTPVFTQVELLAIDEGLTMADLKGTLDHMVQSLFGPDMKTRLRPNFFPFTEPSAEMDMVCYVCRGDSVGNPDRPCRTCSSEGWIELGGCGMVNPRVLVAAGVDPEKYSGFAFGFGIERMLMFRHNVEDMRDMVEGDVRFTRPFGMEI; this is encoded by the coding sequence ATGTCGGCACCGAATAAGTCGTACGACCCTGTAGAGGTCGAGGCCTTGAAACCGGAAGAGATCGAGCGCATGCGGGACGAGGCGCTCGCCGCCTTCGCCGCCGCCGGTGACCTCGACGCGCTCCAGGAGGCCAAGGTCGCCCACACCGGCGGCACCTCACCGCTGGCCCTCGCCAACCGCGAGATCGGCGCCCTGCCCCCGCACGCCAAGGCCGCCGCCGGCAAGCTCGTCGGCCAGGCCCGCGGCGCCGTGAACAAGGCCCTCGCCGGCCGCCAGACCGAGCTGGAGGCCGAGCGCGACGCCCGGGTACTGGTCGAGGAGGCGGTGGACGTCACACTGCCGTACGACCGGGTACCGGCCGGAGCGCGCCACCCCCTGACCACCCTGTCGGAGCGCATCGAGGACGTCTTCGTGGCCATGGGCTACGAGGTCGCCGAGGGCCCCGAGGTCGAGGCGGAGTGGTTCAACTTCGACGCCCTGAACATCGGCCCGGACCACCCGGCGCGCGGTATGCAGGACACCTTCTTCGTGAAGGGCCCCAAGGGCCACGAAGAGGAGTCGAACATCGTGCTGCGCACCCACACCTCGCCGGTGCAGATCCGCTCGATGCTCGACCGCGAGCCGCCGGTCTACGTGATCTGTCCGGGCCGTGTGTACCGCTCGGACGAGCTGGACGCCACGCACACCCCCGTCTTCACCCAGGTCGAGCTGCTGGCCATCGACGAGGGCCTGACGATGGCCGATCTCAAGGGCACCCTCGACCACATGGTCCAGTCGCTCTTCGGCCCGGACATGAAGACCCGGCTGCGCCCGAACTTCTTCCCGTTCACCGAGCCGTCCGCCGAGATGGACATGGTGTGCTACGTCTGCCGCGGGGACTCCGTCGGCAACCCCGACCGGCCCTGCCGCACCTGCTCCTCCGAGGGCTGGATCGAACTCGGCGGCTGCGGCATGGTCAACCCCCGCGTGCTGGTCGCCGCGGGCGTCGACCCCGAGAAGTACAGCGGATTCGCCTTCGGGTTCGGCATCGAACGGATGCTGATGTTCCGCCACAACGTCGAAGACATGCGAGACATGGTCGAGGGTGACGTCCGGTTCACCCGGCCGTTCGGGATGGAGATCTGA
- a CDS encoding ATP-binding protein: MGVGTSGANSALRARDVRDTPAPRGEEQLGADLGVDPDDLPDGLVVADEHGRVISFNAAAARITAVPAAEALGQQLDAALPLEDLEGRRWWQLTDPYGGLAIRVGQPERNLLLPGGREVLVSARYVRGRPTGPVRRVVVSLRDTEARRRTERSHAELIATVAHELRSPLTSVKGFTATLLAKWERFTDDQKKLMLETVDADADRVTRLIAELLDISRIDSGRLEVRRQPVDIGAAVGRHIQAYVTSGQPADRFLLRLEQPLPPLWADPDKIDQVLSNLLENAVRHGEGTVTIDITPSASPRERGDDATASTAAGAAHAATSVTVSDEGTGIPEESMNRVFTRFWRGSKRGGTGLGLYIVKGIVEAHGGTITVGRAPGGGAEFRFTLPVSTPAYLL, translated from the coding sequence ATGGGTGTCGGCACGAGCGGTGCGAACAGCGCACTGCGCGCACGGGACGTGCGCGACACGCCCGCGCCCCGGGGCGAGGAGCAACTCGGAGCCGACCTCGGTGTCGATCCGGACGACCTGCCCGACGGACTCGTCGTCGCCGACGAGCACGGCCGGGTGATCTCCTTCAACGCCGCCGCCGCCCGCATCACCGCGGTCCCCGCCGCCGAGGCCCTCGGACAACAGCTGGACGCCGCCCTCCCGCTCGAGGACCTCGAAGGCCGCCGGTGGTGGCAGCTGACCGACCCCTACGGCGGGCTCGCGATCCGCGTCGGCCAGCCCGAACGCAACCTGCTGCTGCCCGGCGGACGCGAGGTCCTGGTCTCCGCGCGGTACGTCCGGGGCCGGCCCACCGGGCCCGTCCGCCGGGTCGTCGTGTCGCTGCGCGACACCGAGGCCCGCCGCCGCACCGAGCGCAGCCACGCCGAACTGATCGCCACGGTCGCCCACGAACTCCGCTCCCCGCTCACCTCGGTCAAGGGCTTCACGGCCACGCTGCTAGCCAAGTGGGAACGCTTCACCGACGACCAGAAGAAGCTGATGCTGGAGACGGTGGACGCGGACGCCGACCGGGTCACCCGCCTCATCGCCGAACTGCTCGACATCTCCCGCATCGATTCCGGGCGTCTCGAAGTGCGCCGCCAGCCCGTCGACATCGGCGCAGCCGTCGGCCGCCACATCCAGGCCTACGTCACCTCGGGCCAGCCCGCCGACCGTTTCCTGCTGCGGCTCGAACAGCCGCTGCCCCCGCTGTGGGCCGACCCGGACAAGATCGACCAGGTGCTCAGCAACCTGCTGGAAAATGCGGTGCGCCACGGCGAGGGAACCGTCACCATCGACATCACGCCCTCGGCGTCCCCGCGGGAGCGGGGAGACGACGCAACCGCCTCAACCGCCGCGGGCGCCGCACACGCCGCCACCTCGGTGACCGTGAGCGACGAGGGCACCGGCATCCCGGAGGAATCCATGAACCGCGTCTTCACCCGCTTCTGGCGGGGCAGCAAGCGCGGCGGCACGGGCCTCGGGCTGTACATCGTCAAGGGAATCGTCGAAGCCCACGGCGGGACGATCACGGTCGGCCGCGCCCCCGGCGGCGGCGCCGAGTTCCGATTTACGTTGCCCGTGAGCACCCCGGCGTATCTGCTGTAA
- a CDS encoding RNA methyltransferase: MARRNFRGKERLFLAEGPQAVREAAAHRADAAPTLVELFATPEAAERYADIVGDAREVGARVHLADEDVIADISTTVTPQGLVGICRFLDTPFEEILAARPRLVAVLAHVRDPGNAGTVLRCADAAGAEAVVLTDASVDLYNPKAVRASVGSLFHLPVAVGVPVEDAVRGLKAAGVRILAADGAGQDDLDDELDQGTMGGPTAWVFGNEAWGLPEETRALADAVVRVPIHGKAESLNLATAAAVCLYASARAQRASGGCRSVTDG, translated from the coding sequence CTGGCCCGGCGGAACTTCCGGGGCAAGGAGCGGCTGTTCCTCGCCGAGGGCCCGCAGGCGGTGCGCGAGGCGGCGGCGCACCGTGCCGACGCGGCCCCCACGCTCGTCGAACTGTTCGCCACCCCCGAAGCCGCGGAGCGCTACGCCGACATCGTCGGGGACGCCCGTGAGGTCGGCGCGCGTGTGCACCTCGCCGACGAGGACGTGATCGCCGACATCTCGACGACCGTCACCCCGCAGGGCCTCGTCGGCATCTGCCGGTTCCTCGACACCCCGTTCGAGGAGATCCTCGCGGCGCGGCCCAGGCTCGTCGCCGTCCTCGCCCACGTCCGCGACCCCGGGAACGCCGGCACCGTGCTGCGGTGCGCGGACGCCGCGGGTGCCGAGGCCGTCGTCCTCACCGACGCCTCCGTCGACCTGTACAACCCCAAGGCCGTACGGGCCTCCGTGGGGTCCCTGTTCCACCTGCCCGTCGCCGTCGGCGTCCCGGTCGAGGACGCCGTACGGGGTCTGAAGGCGGCCGGTGTGCGGATCCTCGCCGCGGACGGCGCGGGGCAGGACGACCTCGACGACGAGCTGGACCAGGGGACCATGGGCGGCCCCACCGCCTGGGTGTTCGGCAACGAGGCGTGGGGGCTCCCGGAGGAGACGCGCGCGCTGGCCGACGCCGTCGTGCGCGTTCCCATCCACGGAAAGGCCGAGAGTCTGAACCTGGCGACCGCCGCCGCCGTATGTCTCTACGCGTCCGCCCGTGCACAGCGTGCCTCCGGAGGGTGCCGCTCCGTCACTGACGGCTAG
- the rplT gene encoding 50S ribosomal protein L20 has product MARVKRAVNAHKKRRAILEAASGYRGQRSRLYRKAKEQVTHSLVYNYNDRKKRKGDFRQLWIQRINAAARANGITYNRFIQGLKAANIEVDRKILAELAVNDAGAFAALVEVAQKALPSDVNAPKAA; this is encoded by the coding sequence GTGGCACGCGTCAAGCGGGCAGTCAACGCCCACAAGAAGCGCCGGGCGATCCTCGAGGCCGCCAGCGGCTACCGCGGTCAGCGTTCGCGTCTGTACCGCAAGGCCAAGGAGCAGGTCACCCACTCCCTGGTCTACAACTACAACGACCGCAAGAAGCGCAAGGGCGACTTCCGTCAGCTGTGGATCCAGCGCATCAACGCCGCTGCCCGCGCCAACGGCATCACCTACAACCGCTTCATCCAGGGTCTGAAGGCCGCGAACATCGAGGTCGACCGCAAGATCCTGGCGGAGCTGGCCGTGAACGACGCCGGCGCGTTCGCCGCGCTCGTCGAGGTCGCGCAGAAGGCGCTGCCGTCGGACGTCAACGCGCCGAAGGCCGCGTGA
- the rpmI gene encoding 50S ribosomal protein L35 yields MPKNKSHSGASKRFKITGSGKVLRERAGKRHLLEHKSSRLTRRLTGNAEMAPGDAKKIKKLLGK; encoded by the coding sequence ATGCCGAAGAACAAGTCGCACAGCGGTGCCAGCAAGCGCTTCAAGATCACCGGCTCCGGCAAGGTGCTCCGTGAGCGCGCCGGCAAGCGCCACCTGCTCGAGCACAAGTCGTCCCGTCTGACGCGGCGCCTGACCGGCAACGCCGAGATGGCCCCGGGCGACGCCAAGAAGATCAAGAAGCTTCTCGGCAAGTGA
- the infC gene encoding translation initiation factor IF-3 produces MWCYRGGSISTEPRINDRIRVPEVRLVGPSGEQVGIVPLAKALELAQEYDLDLVEVAASARPPVCKLMDYGKFKYESAMKAREARKNQAHTVIKEMKLRPKIDPHDYDTKKGHVVRFLKQGDKVKITIMFRGREQSRPELGYRLLQRLASDVEDLGFVESNPKQDGRNMIMVLGPHKKKTEAMAEAREAQAARKAEAKANPGRSQNAADGEIDDLEGETTEGEIAEGEIAEGEITEAETAEAPAEASAEA; encoded by the coding sequence GTGTGGTGCTACCGAGGAGGATCCATCAGCACCGAGCCCCGCATCAACGACCGGATTCGCGTTCCCGAAGTGCGACTTGTCGGTCCCAGCGGCGAGCAGGTCGGGATTGTTCCGCTTGCCAAGGCCCTGGAGCTTGCGCAGGAGTACGACCTCGACCTGGTCGAGGTGGCGGCGAGCGCACGCCCGCCGGTCTGCAAGCTCATGGACTACGGGAAGTTCAAGTACGAGTCGGCCATGAAGGCCCGTGAGGCGCGCAAGAACCAGGCGCACACGGTCATCAAGGAAATGAAGCTCCGGCCGAAGATCGACCCGCACGACTACGACACCAAAAAGGGTCACGTCGTCCGGTTCCTCAAGCAGGGCGACAAGGTCAAGATCACGATCATGTTCCGCGGTCGCGAGCAGTCCCGGCCGGAACTCGGCTACCGACTGCTGCAGCGTCTGGCTTCGGACGTCGAGGACCTCGGGTTCGTCGAGTCGAACCCGAAGCAGGACGGCCGAAACATGATCATGGTTCTCGGTCCGCACAAGAAGAAGACCGAGGCGATGGCCGAGGCCCGTGAGGCCCAGGCGGCTCGCAAGGCCGAAGCGAAGGCCAACCCCGGTCGCTCGCAGAACGCCGCCGACGGTGAGATCGACGACCTCGAGGGCGAGACCACCGAGGGCGAGATCGCCGAGGGCGAGATCGCCGAAGGTGAGATCACCGAGGCCGAGACCGCCGAGGCCCCGGCCGAGGCTTCCGCCGAGGCCTGA
- a CDS encoding DUF1844 domain-containing protein produces MSDTPPQNPDFDSMTRDIAEVPAVEVLVTVAVNLMSAAAVKLGLTEEGDKYKDLDEARKLIHALAGLLDASATEISSFHASPLRDGLKSLQLAFREASLVPDEPGQGPGEKYTGPVYG; encoded by the coding sequence ATGAGTGACACCCCTCCCCAGAACCCCGACTTCGACAGCATGACCCGCGACATCGCCGAGGTCCCCGCGGTCGAGGTCCTCGTGACGGTCGCGGTCAACCTGATGAGCGCCGCCGCCGTGAAGCTCGGTCTGACCGAGGAGGGCGACAAGTACAAGGACCTCGACGAGGCCCGCAAGCTGATCCACGCGCTGGCCGGGCTGCTCGACGCGAGCGCCACCGAGATCAGCTCCTTCCACGCGTCCCCGCTGCGCGACGGCCTGAAGTCGCTCCAGCTGGCGTTCCGTGAGGCGTCCCTGGTGCCGGACGAGCCCGGCCAGGGCCCGGGCGAGAAGTACACGGGGCCCGTCTACGGCTAG
- a CDS encoding SseB family protein yields MANKNIPDSGFPDDDGSADPRLSAALAAWAEDRTAVGPVLEALEGARLLVPVVAVLGEVEEDENGLRHEKTSDMAVPTLRAGGRTALPAFTSTETLARWDPAARPVAVPLHQALQAAAHEKADTVVLDLAGPVTFELTGSALLALAEGRTTADPLADPAVVEAVRAAVAAEPAVVRAHLGPGRADGTLALVLAASATPAEAAHAVAGRLAADETLRARLVRGLDLALLPAGTTPPGEPLYVRA; encoded by the coding sequence GTGGCGAACAAGAACATTCCCGACTCCGGCTTCCCCGACGACGACGGCTCCGCCGATCCCCGGCTGAGCGCGGCGCTCGCGGCCTGGGCCGAGGACCGCACCGCCGTGGGTCCTGTCCTGGAGGCGCTCGAGGGCGCGCGGCTGCTGGTGCCCGTCGTGGCCGTCCTCGGCGAGGTGGAGGAGGACGAGAACGGACTGCGTCACGAGAAGACCAGCGACATGGCGGTGCCGACCCTGAGGGCCGGAGGCCGTACGGCCCTGCCCGCCTTCACGTCCACCGAGACGCTGGCCCGCTGGGACCCCGCGGCGCGCCCGGTCGCCGTACCCCTGCACCAGGCCCTGCAGGCCGCCGCGCACGAGAAGGCCGACACGGTCGTCCTCGACCTGGCCGGCCCCGTCACCTTCGAGCTGACCGGCTCCGCGCTGCTGGCCCTCGCCGAGGGGCGCACGACGGCGGACCCGCTCGCCGATCCCGCCGTGGTCGAGGCGGTACGCGCCGCGGTGGCCGCCGAGCCCGCCGTCGTGCGCGCCCACCTCGGCCCCGGCCGCGCGGACGGCACCCTCGCGCTCGTCCTGGCCGCGTCCGCGACACCGGCCGAGGCCGCCCACGCGGTCGCGGGGCGGCTCGCCGCCGACGAGACACTGAGGGCCCGCCTGGTGCGCGGCCTCGACCTGGCACTGCTGCCGGCCGGGACGACGCCACCGGGCGAGCCCTTGTACGTACGTGCGTAG